From one Pecten maximus chromosome 8, xPecMax1.1, whole genome shotgun sequence genomic stretch:
- the LOC117333588 gene encoding uncharacterized protein LOC117333588 has product MRLYAFHNPIPLMVYLTGVVCLDVARADTVTDGRHTPDLANFSTIQNRSDFVISKESASSTTFHDTDLPEWLDGYQTEPKKKSNLNLAFLPGLAVLFLFIFVFFRACKWYRESSKIKERGCSYDVASYVILVQGDKNFHDVDIGDNYDTVNSFNSYLRSGAYETITSSKSLQYRMDSQMYDTVTSYSNYLQKIEKESNLEIELKEISSDGSPSPKRTYFTKKSAKCRVKLPQESRFSIKPALDNYMRLKGANQKSPMSPKSVRYDSVDRIDGTPRKMVSKTNVTVNAASSESLLQSNRTYGRQMSTDSQRSSPARSVVNIIRLENLRRSVSEDTSKSIQPRDEIIKKTCSKIKNSCSTSTDENREFIQNNLCNKPVRMVDAETQCQITSPSLSSKRRGRVVSLRSDTEHDSDANDTVKITSHVNTAAITSVTAMDQIAAEKHTENSDNLPDPVVLDDLQDNLSPPLVKPTVFSVCAVVHNVDTVAIPSEYACETQSPDNNPYTNRDSEMEGEMKNQDMDTYGDKNCQSNGLMFNANGTDNTLIENEKLHPSMSNGLESRDYKKSENGCCQVNGTCLPSVATLSSEGSIFEKSCLLSNGKGNTSHCIARRSSFQNMSKSKHDSAIEIQNELSQGAYIEMVH; this is encoded by the coding sequence ATGCGTCTTTATGCCTTCCATAATCCGATACCTCTGATGGTATATTTAACCGGTGTGGTATGTCTAGACGTCGCGCGAGCGGATACAGTTACCGATGGAAGGCACACACCTGATTTGGCAAATTTCTCAACAATTCAAAATCGTTCGGACTTTGTCATTTCGAAGGAGAGTGCCAGTTCTACTACTTTTCACGATACGGACCTACCTGAATGGTTAGACGGATATCAAACGGAGCCCAAGAAAAAGTCCAACCTTAACCTGGCGTTCTTACCAGGACTGGCAGTTCTCTTCCTGTTCATATTCGTATTTTTCCGGGCGTGTAAATGGTACAGAGAAAGTTCAAAGATCAAAGAAAGGGGCTGCAGCTATGACGTTGCTAGCTATGTAATTCTAGTCCAAGGAGATAAGAATTTCCACGATGTAGATATTGGTGATAATTACGATACAGTGAACTCATTTAATTCCTACCTAAGATCAGGCGCTTATGAAACGATCACGTCATCAAAATCTCTTCAATATCGCATGGATTCTCAAATGTACGACACTGTCACGTCATATTCGAACTATCTGCAGAAAATAGAAAAGGAGAGTAACCTTGAAATAGAATTGAAGGAGATTTCATCAGATGGCAGTCCATCGCCGAAACGGACATATTTCACGAAAAAATCTGCGAAATGTCGAGTAAAACTACCACAGGAAAGCAGATTTTCTATCAAACCAGCTCTTGACAACTACATGAGATTAAAAGGTGCTAATCAAAAATCTCCGATGTCGCCAAAAAGTGTGCGATATGATAGTGTGGACCGCATAGACGGGACTCCACGGAAGATGGTATCGAAGACGAACGTAACGGTTAATGCAGCCTCCTCGGAGTCCCTGTTACAATCTAACAGGACATACGGACGACAGATGAGCACGGACAGCCAAAGGTCTAGCCCTGCGCGAAGTGTAGTTAATATAATAAGGTTAGAAAACCTGCGGAGAAGCGTCTCTGAAGATACGTCTAAGTCGATACAACCGCGAGATgaaattataaagaaaacatGTAGCAAAATCAAAAACAGTTGCTCAACTAGTACAGACGAAAACCGAGAGTTTATACAAAACAACTTGTGTAATAAACCAGTACGCATGGTGGATGCAGAAACCCAGTGTCAAATTACGTCACCATCATTGTCCTCGAAACGTAGAGGGCGCGTGGTGTCCCTTCGTTCTGATACCGAACACGATTCTGATGCAAATGACACGGTCAAAATTACCTCGCATGTAAATACTGCTGCTATTACTAGTGTTACCGCGATGGATCAAATCGCTGCCGAAAAACACACAGAGAACAGTGATAATTTACCTGATCCTGTAGTTCTGGACGATTTACAAGACAACCTGTCACCTCCCTTGGTGAAGCCGACAGTCTTTTCAGTGTGTGCAGTAGTGCATAATGTTGACACTGTGGCGATCCCTTCAGAATACGCCTGTGAAACTCAGTCACCTGACAACAATCCGTATACAAATAGAGACTCAGAAATGGAGGGTGAAATGAAAAACCAGGATATGGATACTTACGGTGATAAAAACTGTCAGTCAAATGGATTAATGTTTAATGCTAATGGGACTGATAATACTTTGATCGAAAATGAAAAACTTCATCCATCCATGTCAAATGGTTTGGAAAGTCGGGATTATAAGAAAAGTGAAAATGGATGTTGCCAGGTTAATGGGACGTGTTTGCCATCTGTGGCAACGTTATCATCGGAGGGTTCAATATTTGAGAAAAGTTGTCTGCTCAGTAACGGGAAAGGAAACACGTCTCATTGCATTGCCAGGAGAAGTTCCtttcaaaacatgtcaaaatcaAAACACGACAGTGCtattgaaattcaaaatgagCTCAGTCAAGGTGCATATATCGAAATGGTTCATTAG